In a single window of the Fibrobacter sp. UWB15 genome:
- a CDS encoding DUF362 domain-containing protein produces the protein MDRRDFLKTAGAAALASAVFTPAFAKGKSMEQKEPGKDVSNVYFTKDLSAAGLIKLYKKINEGITGRVAIKLHTGEKNGPNILPREWVKEFQAQVPNSKIVETNTWYEGDRYTTEQHRETLKVNGWTFCDVDIMDEDGEVMLPVKDGLIFKEMSMGAHIKNYDSMIVLTHFKGHAMGGFGGSMKNIAIGCAGGRLGKKMIHEYVKGGPTKMEAGGTAGWKTSGALFMETMADSAKATCDFFKGHICFINVLRRMSVDCDCAGLSAAEPKCRDIGILASTDIVAVDQASVDMVYKLPPKELHDLKERIETREGLHQLPAMEKLKMGNRKYRIIEL, from the coding sequence ATGGACAGAAGAGACTTTTTAAAAACCGCAGGCGCAGCAGCACTCGCTTCCGCCGTATTCACACCCGCTTTCGCAAAAGGGAAATCCATGGAACAGAAGGAACCCGGAAAGGACGTTTCCAACGTCTATTTCACCAAGGACCTGAGTGCAGCAGGCCTCATCAAGTTGTACAAGAAAATCAACGAGGGCATTACCGGACGTGTCGCCATCAAGCTCCACACCGGCGAAAAGAACGGCCCCAATATTCTGCCCCGTGAATGGGTCAAGGAATTCCAGGCACAGGTGCCCAACTCCAAGATTGTGGAGACCAATACCTGGTACGAAGGCGACCGCTACACTACCGAACAGCACCGCGAAACCCTCAAGGTGAACGGCTGGACCTTCTGCGACGTGGATATCATGGACGAAGACGGCGAAGTGATGCTCCCCGTAAAGGACGGCCTCATCTTCAAGGAAATGTCCATGGGCGCACACATCAAGAATTACGATTCCATGATCGTGCTGACCCACTTCAAGGGTCACGCCATGGGCGGTTTCGGCGGCTCCATGAAGAACATCGCCATCGGTTGCGCGGGCGGACGCCTGGGCAAGAAGATGATTCACGAATACGTGAAGGGCGGCCCCACCAAGATGGAAGCGGGCGGCACGGCAGGCTGGAAAACCAGCGGAGCCCTGTTCATGGAAACCATGGCCGATTCCGCAAAGGCAACCTGCGACTTTTTCAAGGGTCACATCTGCTTTATCAACGTACTGCGCCGCATGTCCGTGGACTGCGACTGCGCAGGGCTTTCTGCAGCGGAACCCAAGTGTCGCGACATCGGCATTCTCGCCTCCACAGACATCGTGGCGGTGGACCAGGCCAGCGTTGACATGGTCTACAAGCTACCGCCCAAGGAACTTCACGACCTCAAGGAACGCATCGAGACCCGCGAAGGCCTGCACCAGCTCCCCGCCATGGAAAAGCTGAAGATGGGTAACCGCAAATACAGGATTATCGAACTGTAG
- the tatA gene encoding twin-arginine translocase TatA/TatE family subunit, with protein MSLGIPEIILIVVVVLLLFGAKRIPELARSLGKAQNEYKKAKDALKEEAEDLQKTVEKAAEAEEKKG; from the coding sequence ATGTCCCTTGGAATTCCAGAAATAATTCTGATTGTGGTCGTGGTGCTCCTTTTGTTCGGGGCAAAGCGCATTCCTGAACTTGCACGTTCCCTGGGCAAGGCCCAGAACGAGTACAAGAAGGCGAAAGACGCCCTGAAGGAAGAAGCCGAAGACCTGCAGAAGACGGTGGAAAAAGCCGCCGAGGCAGAAGAAAAGAAAGGCTGA
- the tatC gene encoding twin-arginine translocase subunit TatC produces MSSKQDQEATLISHLEALRRALLRSIIALAIGVVPLFLVSPYVLDWFCKQIALQGGVTLHYFSPMEVFLLQLKISALLDCVLFSPYIAWNMWQFVLPALYDNEKRFIRSIVAMTSGLFIAGVAFCLVVCFPLIVQFGMSFASTTLQPVFGVSNLVTLALWLSLAFGCMFQFPLVTYALIRAGIVNYETVCSKRPYVVVAILVLAALLTPPDVVSQLLLGVPTYLLFEAGLLAARRYKGRALKEVHPENAPNIAPRDSTAPATESEPAQTDATNESAKDLAETDSPTTDEIDFAAPSSKFQVGTEKDADNWKPY; encoded by the coding sequence ATGTCCTCGAAACAGGATCAAGAGGCTACGCTGATTTCGCATTTGGAAGCGCTCCGACGGGCGCTTTTGCGTTCTATTATAGCCCTTGCCATCGGCGTCGTGCCCCTGTTCCTTGTTTCGCCCTACGTTCTGGACTGGTTCTGTAAGCAAATTGCCCTGCAGGGCGGCGTCACGCTCCATTACTTTTCCCCGATGGAAGTGTTCCTGCTGCAGCTCAAGATTTCTGCACTGCTGGACTGCGTGCTGTTTTCGCCCTACATAGCCTGGAACATGTGGCAGTTCGTGCTCCCCGCCCTATACGACAACGAGAAACGATTCATCCGCTCCATCGTGGCCATGACCAGCGGGCTCTTTATCGCGGGCGTCGCCTTCTGCCTTGTCGTCTGCTTCCCGCTGATTGTGCAGTTCGGCATGAGCTTTGCAAGCACGACCCTGCAACCCGTATTTGGCGTTTCTAACCTTGTAACACTCGCGCTCTGGCTTTCCCTTGCGTTCGGATGTATGTTCCAGTTCCCGCTGGTGACCTACGCGCTTATCCGTGCGGGCATCGTGAATTACGAAACCGTCTGCAGCAAACGCCCCTACGTGGTGGTGGCAATCCTTGTGCTAGCGGCCCTCCTCACTCCCCCCGATGTTGTTAGCCAACTGTTACTCGGAGTCCCGACGTACCTGCTCTTCGAAGCGGGCCTCCTTGCGGCCAGGCGTTACAAGGGACGTGCCTTGAAAGAAGTCCACCCTGAAAACGCCCCGAACATCGCGCCACGAGATTCGACTGCACCCGCGACGGAATCAGAGCCCGCGCAGACTGATGCGACGAACGAATCCGCGAAAGACCTCGCAGAAACCGACTCCCCTACAACAGATGAAATCGATTTTGCGGCACCTTCTTCCAAGTTCCAGGTCGGTACGGAAAAAGACGCCGACAACTGGAAACCTTATTGA
- the larB gene encoding nickel pincer cofactor biosynthesis protein LarB yields MKKFVSKDSFEDLGFDKLDVSRESRTGTSEAVYCAGKTSEQLLKILRKFRDKGCRVLGTKCSKEQAEFIANAGEKICYDELSRTISLADEIPASRKRGRSGGKASQTVAKLGSVAVCCAGTADLPIAEEAAKTLEFNGVKVVRQYDVGIAGLHRLLSKVEDIRKASVVIAVAGMEGALPGVIAGLVKAPVIAVPTSVGYGASFGGISALLTMLNTCAEGVTVVNIDNGFGAAIAAFRMLKVK; encoded by the coding sequence ATGAAAAAGTTTGTCTCAAAAGATTCCTTTGAAGACCTCGGTTTTGACAAACTGGACGTGAGTCGCGAATCGCGCACAGGCACCAGCGAGGCCGTGTATTGCGCAGGCAAGACGTCGGAACAGCTCCTGAAAATTCTTAGAAAGTTCCGGGACAAAGGTTGCCGCGTGCTCGGAACAAAGTGCAGCAAGGAGCAGGCGGAATTCATCGCAAATGCAGGTGAGAAAATCTGCTACGACGAACTGTCCCGGACGATTTCACTGGCCGATGAAATTCCGGCTAGTCGGAAGCGCGGGCGTTCCGGCGGCAAGGCATCGCAAACGGTTGCAAAACTCGGGTCGGTGGCTGTTTGTTGCGCAGGAACGGCGGACCTGCCTATCGCCGAAGAAGCCGCCAAGACTCTGGAATTTAACGGCGTGAAGGTCGTGCGCCAGTACGACGTGGGGATTGCGGGGCTGCACCGCCTACTTTCGAAGGTGGAGGATATCCGCAAGGCTTCGGTGGTTATCGCGGTTGCCGGAATGGAAGGCGCGCTCCCCGGCGTGATTGCCGGACTCGTGAAAGCGCCCGTGATTGCCGTGCCCACATCGGTCGGGTACGGGGCATCCTTCGGCGGGATCAGCGCACTACTCACCATGCTCAATACCTGCGCCGAGGGCGTGACGGTGGTAAATATCGATAACGGTTTCGGGGCGGCCATCGCCGCATTTAGAATGTTGAAGGTAAAATGA
- the larC gene encoding nickel pincer cofactor biosynthesis protein LarC — translation MMKYLYLDGSCGISGDMTVAALLGLGASREKMDAAIASLNLDGVHVHVENSKSYSIAGLSFAVHVHDHDADHVHSHEEGYVEHCETKDDRRKTKECHEGHHHHEHRHLSEVYEILDRAANAGAVTPRALETAKKIFRIIAEAEAKAHGVPVEEVHFHEVGAVDSIVDILAVAVLADDLGIENCIVTGLNEGSGFVETQHGQLPIPVPAVAHIAEAAGIALHITETKGEMVTPTGAGIVAALRTSESLPAGYKILKSGVGLGKRDFGRANFLRAQIIEDCANDKGGDATSSATGCTPADCNVFQIEANIDDSTPEELGYAMDKIFEAGARDVHFIPCYMKKNRMGTLLCALTDSEHLAAVEKAIFLHTSTVGVRRFPVERTCMARNTFEVETEFGKVRIKKSILGDIEKIKPEFDDLKACADKAGVPICEIQKAVEKKQH, via the coding sequence ATGATGAAATATCTCTATCTTGATGGATCTTGCGGTATCAGCGGCGATATGACGGTTGCTGCACTTCTTGGACTTGGCGCGTCACGCGAAAAAATGGATGCAGCCATTGCGAGTCTGAATCTGGATGGCGTCCACGTCCATGTGGAAAATTCAAAGAGTTACAGCATTGCGGGGCTTTCTTTTGCGGTGCATGTCCATGACCACGACGCAGACCACGTGCATTCTCATGAAGAAGGGTATGTAGAGCATTGTGAGACGAAAGACGATAGACGAAAGACGAAAGAATGTCATGAAGGTCATCATCATCACGAACATCGGCACTTGTCCGAGGTTTACGAGATTCTGGACCGCGCAGCAAATGCAGGGGCAGTCACTCCCCGCGCCCTTGAAACCGCAAAAAAGATTTTCCGCATCATCGCCGAAGCCGAAGCGAAGGCTCACGGCGTGCCCGTAGAAGAAGTCCATTTCCACGAAGTGGGTGCCGTTGATTCCATCGTCGACATCTTGGCGGTCGCCGTCCTTGCAGATGACCTTGGTATAGAGAACTGCATCGTTACAGGGCTCAACGAAGGCTCTGGTTTTGTAGAAACGCAACATGGCCAGTTGCCGATTCCCGTTCCGGCGGTAGCGCACATTGCAGAAGCAGCGGGCATCGCGCTTCACATCACCGAAACGAAGGGCGAAATGGTCACCCCAACGGGAGCGGGCATCGTGGCGGCCCTCCGGACAAGCGAAAGCCTCCCCGCAGGCTACAAAATTTTAAAATCGGGCGTGGGTCTCGGCAAGCGTGATTTCGGGCGAGCAAACTTCTTGCGGGCGCAAATCATCGAGGACTGCGCAAACGACAAAGGCGGCGACGCAACATCCAGTGCCACAGGCTGCACCCCCGCAGATTGCAACGTTTTCCAGATTGAAGCGAACATCGATGATTCCACTCCCGAAGAATTGGGCTACGCCATGGATAAAATCTTCGAGGCGGGAGCCCGCGATGTCCATTTTATCCCCTGCTACATGAAGAAGAACCGCATGGGCACTCTCCTGTGCGCCCTCACCGACAGCGAGCACCTGGCTGCCGTAGAGAAAGCCATTTTCTTGCATACATCGACCGTCGGCGTGCGCCGTTTTCCCGTAGAACGCACCTGCATGGCCCGCAATACCTTCGAAGTCGAAACAGAATTCGGCAAGGTTCGCATCAAGAAGTCCATTTTGGGCGATATCGAAAAAATCAAACCCGAATTTGACGACCTGAAAGCATGCGCCGACAAGGCGGGCGTTCCCATCTGCGAAATTCAGAAAGCGGTCGAGAAGAAACAGCACTAA